From the genome of Candidatus Paceibacterota bacterium, one region includes:
- a CDS encoding ATPase, T2SS/T4P/T4SS family, with translation MAEKDDYLLDVLVDLGFVSPDKVDEARQEASEAGVGVVDLLVANKVVRPEDVTQAKAAHFGAEVVNLSELQVPDDVIATIPRHIARKYRVVPVSKHDGSLTVALADPSDLDTIDSLAHLLHAEIELRVASESDIEAGLSKYYAERGGMATDPRLKEAIEDLTREHVEVQAEAAQDGAVVEADAPLIKLVNSIIVEAFKMRASDIHLEPLPKTFRMRYRIDGVLHEVKAPPKRLQAAVISRLKIQSNMSISEHRIPQDGRIQTSVGGKLIDLRVSCLPTNHGESIVMRILDKEGLRLGLPELGFFTDDQQTFERLIGLPDGILLITGPTGSGKTTTLYSCLHFINRPDRKIITVEDPVEYLLSGINQVQVSEAVGLTFAFALRSILRQAPNVIMIGEIRDLETATIAINASLTGHLVFSTLHTNDAPSAVTRLIDIGVKPFLVASSTRGLMAQRLVRKVCRQCSGPCLPSEAEMRTLGLEASSLQGATFLKGKGCSNCANTGYRGRFGIFEIFVIDDEARKLIYEKVPASVLRARAREMGMRTLREDGIRKTQAGLTTPDEVIRATVGDVD, from the coding sequence GTGGCTGAAAAAGACGATTATCTGTTAGACGTGCTGGTCGACCTCGGCTTCGTGTCCCCCGACAAGGTGGACGAGGCCCGGCAGGAGGCCAGCGAGGCAGGGGTGGGGGTGGTGGACCTGCTGGTGGCCAACAAGGTCGTTCGTCCGGAGGATGTCACCCAGGCGAAGGCCGCCCATTTTGGCGCTGAAGTCGTCAACCTCAGCGAACTGCAGGTTCCCGACGATGTCATTGCCACAATCCCGCGCCATATCGCCCGGAAATACCGCGTCGTGCCCGTTTCCAAGCACGACGGCAGCCTGACCGTCGCGCTGGCCGACCCGTCGGACCTCGACACCATTGACAGCCTGGCGCACCTGTTGCACGCGGAGATCGAACTGCGGGTCGCCTCCGAATCCGACATCGAAGCCGGGCTGAGCAAGTACTACGCGGAGCGGGGCGGCATGGCGACCGATCCCCGCCTCAAAGAGGCCATCGAAGACCTGACCCGCGAGCATGTCGAGGTGCAGGCGGAGGCGGCCCAGGACGGCGCGGTGGTGGAAGCCGACGCGCCGCTCATCAAGCTGGTCAATTCGATCATTGTCGAGGCGTTCAAGATGCGCGCCTCGGATATTCACCTGGAACCGCTGCCCAAGACATTCCGCATGCGCTACCGCATTGACGGCGTGCTCCACGAGGTCAAGGCCCCCCCCAAACGGCTGCAGGCGGCGGTGATCAGCCGCCTGAAGATCCAGTCCAACATGTCCATTTCGGAGCACCGCATTCCGCAGGACGGGCGCATCCAGACTTCGGTGGGCGGCAAGCTCATTGACCTGCGCGTGTCCTGTTTGCCCACCAACCACGGCGAGAGCATCGTCATGCGTATTCTGGACAAGGAAGGGCTGCGGCTGGGGCTGCCGGAACTGGGCTTCTTCACCGATGATCAGCAGACCTTCGAGCGGCTCATTGGTTTGCCGGACGGCATCCTGCTCATCACGGGGCCGACGGGCTCGGGCAAGACGACCACGCTCTATTCCTGCCTGCACTTCATCAATCGGCCCGACCGGAAGATCATTACCGTCGAAGACCCCGTGGAGTACCTGCTTTCGGGCATCAACCAGGTGCAGGTCAGCGAAGCGGTCGGCCTGACCTTCGCCTTCGCCCTGCGCTCGATCCTGCGCCAGGCGCCCAACGTCATCATGATTGGGGAAATCCGCGACCTCGAAACGGCGACCATTGCCATCAATGCCTCGCTTACCGGGCACCTGGTCTTCTCGACCCTCCATACCAACGACGCGCCGAGCGCCGTCACCCGCTTGATTGATATTGGCGTCAAGCCCTTCCTCGTCGCCTCCTCCACCCGCGGCCTGATGGCCCAGCGGCTGGTCCGCAAGGTCTGCCGCCAGTGCAGTGGCCCCTGCCTGCCCTCGGAAGCCGAAATGCGAACGCTGGGCTTGGAAGCCAGCAGCCTTCAGGGAGCCACCTTCCTCAAGGGCAAAGGCTGTTCCAACTGCGCCAATACCGGCTACCGCGGCCGCTTTGGCATCTTCGAAATCTTCGTCATTGACGACGAGGCGCGGAAGCTCATCTACGAGAAGGTTCCGGCCTCGGTCCTGCGCGCCCGCGCCCGCGAGATGGGGATGCGCACCCTTCGCGAAGACGGCATCCGCAAGACGCAAGCGGGTTTGACCACACCCGACGAGGTCATCCGCGCGACGGTGGGCGATGTGGATTAG
- a CDS encoding DUF4434 domain-containing protein, with amino-acid sequence MRSPMSGKGLLIMPACGVILAAAISAAAAEPAKTPADPATFGPRISLTLIPPSPISDRISLDIRGAVRNTAASSREYHVRVYLDREKPDHLLHEQQLMVAPGSARGLRFNWPARGHAGRHRVILVAESDDRTLRAEQSIEILRAADRSTRRLGGAWVDIYHFSEKEVKLFNPELGKMTDRQWRELVRAMHAVEQNVMVITMVFENYTHRSQHKIETEGYHGKAYYPSRLYPGRMPIASKDPLETIFAEADRLGMHVMPGVGNYAFFDYTPGALAWAKQVAAELWERYGHHRSFYGWYVTAEKDGSLGSEAERAEIVEFFAAFTPYLRRLAPDKPVMLAPNSYRIKGAEEAYRRLLPHLDILCPFGFHRMPAGDLAGEEAAGILQALCDQSGAHLWMDLESFLFLDNVEGGPLIPRPIEGLVSDFTRFGNFEKALHYQFPGLMSSPSMSRQPGGPASVRLYNDYRRYLKKSAGGQ; translated from the coding sequence ATGAGAAGCCCAATGAGCGGCAAAGGACTTTTGATCATGCCGGCTTGCGGGGTGATTTTGGCGGCAGCCATCTCAGCGGCGGCAGCCGAGCCCGCCAAAACGCCTGCCGATCCGGCAACGTTCGGTCCGCGGATCAGCCTGACGCTGATCCCGCCATCACCGATCAGCGACCGGATTTCGTTAGATATCCGCGGTGCCGTGAGAAACACCGCTGCATCGTCCCGGGAGTATCATGTCAGGGTCTATCTGGACCGGGAGAAGCCGGACCATCTGCTGCATGAACAGCAGCTCATGGTGGCGCCGGGCTCAGCGCGGGGACTCCGCTTCAACTGGCCGGCCCGCGGCCATGCCGGCCGCCATCGGGTAATCCTGGTCGCCGAGTCGGACGACAGGACGCTTCGGGCGGAGCAATCCATCGAGATCCTGCGGGCCGCGGACCGTTCCACACGGCGGCTGGGCGGGGCCTGGGTGGATATCTATCATTTCTCGGAGAAGGAAGTGAAGCTGTTCAACCCGGAGCTGGGGAAGATGACCGACCGGCAGTGGCGCGAGCTGGTGCGGGCGATGCACGCGGTGGAACAGAACGTCATGGTCATCACTATGGTGTTCGAGAACTACACCCACCGGAGCCAGCACAAGATTGAAACCGAAGGCTACCACGGCAAGGCCTATTATCCGTCCCGGCTTTACCCGGGGCGCATGCCCATTGCCTCGAAGGATCCGCTGGAAACAATCTTCGCCGAGGCGGACCGGCTGGGCATGCACGTGATGCCGGGTGTCGGCAATTACGCGTTCTTTGACTACACCCCCGGCGCGCTGGCGTGGGCAAAGCAAGTGGCGGCTGAGTTGTGGGAACGCTACGGGCACCACCGCTCTTTCTACGGCTGGTATGTCACCGCGGAAAAGGATGGTTCCCTGGGCAGCGAAGCCGAGCGGGCGGAGATCGTGGAGTTTTTCGCCGCATTCACCCCGTACCTGCGCCGGCTGGCACCGGATAAACCGGTCATGCTCGCCCCGAACTCCTACCGGATCAAAGGCGCGGAGGAAGCTTACCGCCGGCTGCTGCCTCACCTGGACATTCTCTGCCCGTTCGGCTTTCATCGCATGCCCGCGGGGGACCTTGCCGGCGAGGAAGCCGCCGGGATCTTGCAGGCATTGTGCGACCAGAGCGGCGCCCATCTGTGGATGGACCTGGAGAGTTTCCTCTTCCTGGATAACGTCGAAGGCGGTCCGCTGATACCACGGCCCATCGAAGGGCTGGTGAGCGATTTCACCCGGTTCGGCAACTTCGAGAAGGCCCTCCATTACCAGTTCCCCGGCCTGATGAGTTCGCCCTCCATGTCGCGCCAGCCCGGCGGCCCGGCATCGGTAAGGCTCTACAACGACTACCGGCGCTATCTGAAGAAGTCGGCGGGCGGGCAGTGA
- a CDS encoding type IV pilus twitching motility protein PilT, with protein MSYSMSDLLQLVVSEGSSDLHIRVGTAPVIRVHGILHRVEGPALTPEDTEELMRSITSEDHIQHVRERGGADFGFAFGDMARFRVSVFKEKGNFGIVLRQIPNKMLTMEQIGLPPSTKELLYKPRGLVLVTGPTGSGKTTTLASMINIINEERDEAHIVTIEDPIEYYHKHKKALITQREIGVDVPNFAEALRRVLRQDPDVILVGEMRDLETIDAAITAAETGHLVFGTLHTTGAAKTIDRVVNAFPTNQQEQIRIQLSTVLQSVISQLLLPRIDKPGRVAIFEIMINTPSIAALIRDNKSFRIQSDIQTGAKYGMVTLDSFLIEKYLAGMIAREEVITKAQDPVTIQAKLQELELAAAVGADSQAVVEGKV; from the coding sequence ATGTCTTACTCGATGTCCGATCTGTTGCAGTTGGTGGTGTCGGAAGGCTCCTCCGACCTGCATATCCGCGTAGGCACCGCGCCCGTGATTCGCGTGCATGGCATCCTGCACCGGGTCGAGGGCCCGGCCCTGACGCCGGAGGACACCGAGGAGTTGATGCGCAGCATTACCTCGGAGGACCACATTCAGCACGTGCGCGAGCGCGGCGGGGCCGACTTTGGCTTCGCCTTCGGCGACATGGCGCGGTTCCGGGTGAGCGTCTTCAAGGAGAAGGGCAACTTCGGCATCGTCCTGCGCCAGATTCCCAACAAGATGCTGACGATGGAGCAGATTGGCCTGCCGCCCTCGACCAAGGAGCTGCTCTACAAGCCGCGCGGGCTGGTGCTCGTTACCGGGCCCACCGGCTCGGGCAAGACCACCACGCTCGCCTCGATGATCAACATCATCAACGAGGAGCGGGACGAGGCCCATATCGTCACCATTGAGGATCCCATCGAGTACTACCACAAGCACAAGAAAGCCCTCATCACCCAGCGGGAGATCGGGGTGGACGTGCCGAACTTTGCCGAGGCGCTGCGACGCGTGCTGCGCCAGGACCCGGACGTCATTCTGGTCGGCGAAATGCGCGACCTGGAGACGATTGACGCCGCGATCACGGCGGCTGAAACGGGGCACTTGGTTTTCGGCACCCTGCACACCACCGGCGCCGCCAAGACCATTGACCGCGTCGTCAACGCCTTCCCTACCAATCAGCAGGAGCAAATTCGCATCCAGCTCTCCACCGTGCTGCAGTCGGTCATCTCGCAATTGTTGCTGCCGCGCATAGATAAACCCGGGCGCGTGGCCATATTCGAGATCATGATCAATACGCCCTCCATCGCCGCGCTCATCCGCGACAACAAGAGCTTCCGCATTCAGTCCGACATCCAAACGGGCGCCAAGTACGGGATGGTCACTCTGGACAGCTTCCTGATTGAGAAATATCTGGCGGGCATGATCGCCCGCGAGGAAGTGATCACCAAGGCCCAGGACCCGGTTACCATCCAGGCGAAACTTCAGGAGCTGGAGCTGGCGGCGGCTGTGGGCGCCGACAGCCAGGCGGTGGTCGAGGGGAAAGTGTAA
- a CDS encoding DUF5009 domain-containing protein: MKPLLVEPAPGDGASSLLRPALAGRVDPPGALARLTSLDVFRGLVILAMTLVNYLAGVKNIPAWAKHMPEDAEGYTFVDLVFPGFLFIVGVAIPLALHKRLARGESLFSLLQRVLVRTASLLFVGVLMVNSSFYSADAAGVSKSLWFLLAMLAVVALWTTCAADAPKAKRRVLLGLRILAGLVLAVLLIVFRGKDAAGDVVWLQHAWWGILGLIGWAYLVCCLAYLVFRGSSVALMGVLGFLLALYIGDKHGVLDWLGRVHNFVGVGAVLGSTAASVMIGVLVGNTFVGEAASLRPPIRVRFFLLFGLGLYLAGTLVRPLHGINKVAATDAYALVSGGICCLAFLLVYWVVDILALRRWAGLLVPIGQNALLAYILPGIVANLFAVIGLPGLLWQFGSGWPGALNAGVLTVLVMALTWGATRVGIVLRL, from the coding sequence ATGAAACCGCTGCTGGTGGAGCCGGCCCCGGGTGATGGCGCAAGTTCTCTGCTTCGGCCGGCACTGGCCGGGCGCGTGGACCCGCCGGGTGCGCTCGCGCGTCTGACTTCGCTGGACGTTTTCCGTGGCCTGGTCATCCTGGCGATGACCCTCGTCAACTACCTCGCCGGCGTGAAGAATATCCCCGCCTGGGCGAAGCACATGCCGGAAGACGCGGAAGGCTACACTTTCGTGGATTTGGTCTTCCCCGGCTTCCTCTTCATTGTGGGCGTGGCCATCCCGCTGGCGCTGCACAAGCGCCTGGCCCGGGGGGAGTCTCTATTCTCTCTGCTGCAGCGCGTGCTGGTGCGGACGGCCTCGTTGCTCTTTGTCGGGGTGCTCATGGTCAACTCCAGCTTCTACTCTGCCGACGCCGCCGGCGTCAGCAAGAGCCTGTGGTTTCTGCTGGCCATGCTGGCGGTGGTGGCGCTCTGGACCACCTGCGCGGCGGACGCGCCGAAAGCAAAGCGGCGGGTGTTGCTGGGCTTGCGAATCCTGGCCGGGCTGGTCCTGGCGGTCCTGCTGATTGTGTTTCGTGGCAAGGACGCGGCGGGTGACGTGGTCTGGCTGCAGCACGCCTGGTGGGGCATCCTGGGGTTGATCGGTTGGGCCTATTTGGTTTGCTGCCTGGCTTACCTGGTCTTTCGCGGCAGCTCGGTCGCCTTGATGGGCGTGCTCGGCTTCCTCCTCGCGCTTTACATCGGCGACAAGCACGGCGTGCTGGACTGGCTGGGGCGGGTGCACAACTTCGTCGGTGTCGGCGCGGTGCTGGGCAGCACCGCGGCCAGCGTGATGATCGGTGTGCTGGTCGGGAACACTTTCGTCGGGGAGGCCGCCTCTCTCCGGCCGCCCATCCGGGTCCGCTTTTTTCTGCTATTCGGGCTGGGGCTGTACCTGGCCGGAACGCTCGTCCGGCCGCTGCACGGCATCAACAAGGTCGCCGCGACGGATGCCTATGCCCTGGTCAGCGGCGGCATTTGCTGTCTGGCGTTTCTGCTGGTGTACTGGGTGGTGGATATTCTCGCCCTGCGGCGCTGGGCGGGCCTGCTGGTGCCCATTGGCCAGAATGCGCTGCTGGCCTACATCCTGCCTGGCATCGTCGCGAATCTGTTTGCGGTGATCGGACTGCCGGGCTTGCTTTGGCAATTCGGCAGCGGATGGCCGGGCGCGCTTAACGCCGGTGTGTTGACCGTCCTGGTCATGGCCCTCACCTGGGGCGCAACCCGCGTTGGCATTGTGCTCAGGCTCTGA
- a CDS encoding STAS/SEC14 domain-containing protein, with protein MGWEVKHEPHKDWVAVKASGTIQNEDAKAQAAKVICLLKKHKAARVLVDYAKALSEVSLPEVCWLANQATLQDAPWHLRLALVLPVTHYRLDSYQFFELVFRSAGYEVKLFEKREGAARWLAQTPQCHKRGAHLAHA; from the coding sequence ATGGGTTGGGAAGTTAAACACGAGCCCCACAAAGACTGGGTGGCGGTGAAGGCCTCCGGGACAATCCAGAATGAGGATGCCAAGGCGCAAGCCGCCAAAGTCATTTGCCTGCTGAAGAAGCACAAAGCAGCCCGGGTGCTTGTGGATTATGCGAAAGCGCTCTCCGAGGTGTCGTTGCCCGAGGTCTGTTGGCTGGCAAATCAAGCCACGCTGCAGGACGCCCCGTGGCACCTTCGGCTCGCGCTGGTGCTGCCGGTCACGCATTACCGGCTTGATTCTTACCAGTTCTTTGAACTGGTCTTCAGGAGCGCCGGTTACGAGGTGAAGCTCTTCGAGAAAAGGGAGGGGGCGGCGCGTTGGCTTGCGCAGACGCCGCAGTGCCACAAGCGGGGAGCACACCTCGCCCACGCCTGA